A single region of the Podospora pseudopauciseta strain CBS 411.78 chromosome 1, whole genome shotgun sequence genome encodes:
- a CDS encoding hypothetical protein (EggNog:ENOG503NWBB; COG:C), protein MALTYQQSKLVKDTIPALREHGEKITTIFYKNMLRDHPELNNYFNSVNQKNGRQPRALTSVILSFASNINHISELIPKFERMCNKHCSLGIQPEHYEIVGKYLIMAFTEVLGPAMTPQVHSAWEKAYWLLAKMLIGREAQLYRDFESWSSWRKFKIDRVVPETEDIYSFYLVPQDGKKLPKFFPGQYISLRVNGPEGYLQSRQYSLSEAWKPDYYRITVKRDEGARYSNSVSQSYFHPGVVSNLLIDSMPAGTMVDVSHPAGEFFLDTNNSSNVPIVLISAGVGVAPMVAIANEVVATQPNRPISWIHGSRKSVPFEEHITHLRRTNPNFHTNIFKTHLAGSDVVGVNYNYDFRMDLAKVNPDDLHLNHGGTEYFICGPEQFMLEMSDYLKSQGVLTQRVHFELFSTGDLAFKHQ, encoded by the coding sequence ATGGCGCTCACATATCAGCAATCAAAACTGGTCAAGGACACCATCCCGGCTCTCCGAGAGCACGGTGAGAAGATCACGACCATCTTCTACAAGAACATGCTTCGCGACCACCCGGAGTTGAACAACTACTTCAACAGCGTCAACCAGAAGAATGGCCGGCAACCGCGTGCCTTGACCTCTGTCATCCTCAGCTTCgcctccaacatcaaccacatcaGCGAGCTGATCCCCAAGTTTGAGCGCATGTGCAACAAGCACTGCTCTCTCGGTATCCAGCCTGAACACTACGAGATTGTCGGCAAATACCTGATCATGGCCTTCACCGAGGTGCTTGGCCCAGCAATGACACCGCAGGTGCACTCGGCTTGGGAGAAGGCGTACTGGTTGTTGGCCAAGATGCTCATTGGGCGGGAGGCGCAGCTTTACAGAGACTTTGAGTCGTGGAGCTCATGGCGCAAGTTCAAGATTGACCGGGTGGTGCCAGAGACGGAGGATATCTACTCCTTCTATCTCGTGCCACAAGACGGCAAGAAGTTGCCCAAGTTCTTCCCAGGACAGTACATCTCTTTGCGGGTGAACGGCCCGGAGGGCTATCTCCAGTCAAGACAGTACTCGCTCAGTGAGGCGTGGAAGCCTGACTACTACCGCATTACGGTCAAGAGGGATGAAGGCGCCAGGTATTCCAACTCGGTTTCACAATCGTACTTTCATCCTGGTGTTGTGTCCAACCTCTTGATCGACTCGATGCCCGCTGGCACCATGGTCGACGTTTCTCACCCCGCCGGCGAGTTCTTCCTTgacaccaacaactccaGCAACGTCCCCATCGTCCTCATCTCGGCCGGTGTCGGTGTTGCGCCCATGGTCGCCATTGCCAACGAAGTCGTTGCGACACAACCCAACAGGCCAATCTCGTGGATCCACGGCTCCAGGAAATCGGTACCGTTTGAGGAGCACATCACACACCTGAGAcgcaccaaccccaacttcCACACCAATATCTTCAAGACACACCTTGCCGGGAGCGACGTGGTGGGGGTAAACTACAACTACGACTTCCGCATGGACCTCGCCAAGGTCAACCCCGACgacctccacctcaaccacgGCGGCACCGAGTACTTCATCTGCGGTCCCGAGCAGTTCATGCTCGAGATGTCAGATTACCTCAAGAGCCAGGGCGTGCTGACCCAGCGCGTCCATTTTGAGCTCTTCTCGACTGGTGACCTTGCGTTCAAGCACCAATGA
- the GCN5_1 gene encoding histone acetyltransferase (COG:B; COG:K; EggNog:ENOG503NVPK) yields the protein MAKDTKRKATDEPTSPTAAKRVKVDESVEPEKKPLKVPAIPFPEKPAVIEERNGEIEFRVVNNDNERESLIILTGLKCIFQKQLPKMPKDYIARLVYDRTHLSIAIVKKPLEVVGGITYRPFKGRKFAEIVFCAISSDQQVKGYGAHLMSHLKDYVKATSDVMHFLTYADNYAIGYFKKQGFTKEITLDKSIWMGYIKDYEGGTIMQCTMLPRIRYLEMGRMLLKQKECVQAKIRAYSKSHIIHQPPKQWQKNGVAPIDPLSIEAIRASGWSPDMDELARQPRHGPNYNQLLHLLNDLQNHQSAWPFLMPVNRDEVADYYDVIKEPMDLSTMETKLEADQYATPEDFIKDAKLVFDNCRKYNNETTPYAKCANKLEKFMWAQIRAIPEWSHLES from the exons ATGGCTAAGGACACGAAGCGCAAAGCGACCGATGAGCCGACCTCTCCCACGGCGGCGAAGCGCGTCAAGGTCGACGAGTCAGTCGAGCCCGAGAAGAAGCCCCTCAAGGTTCCGGCAATCCCCTTTCCGGAAAAG CCAGCCGTAATCGAAGAGCGCAATGGCGAGATCGAGTTCCGAGTggtcaacaacgacaacgagCGCGAGAGTCTTATTATCCTTACCGGCCTGAAATGTATCTTCCAGAAGCAGCTCCCGAAAATGCCCAAGGACTACATTGCGCGCCTCGTGTACGACCGAACCCATTTGTCGATAGCCATTGTGAAGAAGCCTTTGGAAGTGGTAGGAGGCATCACGTACCGGCCGTTCAAGGGCCGCAAGTTTGCCGAAATCGTATTCTGCGCCATCTCTTCGGATCAACAAGTCAAAGGCTACGGCGCGCATTTGATGTCTCATCTTAAAGATTATGTGAAGGCGACCTCGGATGTGATGCACTTCCTGACCTACGCTGATAACTATGCTATTGGCTATTTTAAGAAACAAGGGTTTACGAAGGAAATCACGCTCGACAAGTCAATATGGATGGGTTATATCAAGGACTATGAAGGGGGTACCATCATGCAGTGCACCATGCTGCCGCGCATCCGGTACTTGGAGATGGGTCGCATGCTACTCAAGCAAAAAGAATGTGTCCAGGCTAAGATTCGGGCCTACTCAAAGTCGCACATCATTCACCAGCCACCAAAGCAATGGCAGAAGAACGGCGTTGCCCCGATAGACCCCTTGTCGATAGAAGCCATCCGCGCCAGCGGTTGGTCTCCCGACATGGACGAACTTGCCCGCCAGCCCCGTCACGGTCCGAACTACAACCAGCTTTTGCATCTCCTCAACGATCTCCAGAACCACCAGTCTGCCTGGCCGTTTTTGATGCCCGTCAATAGAGATGAGGTGGCAGATTACTACGACGTGATCAAGGAGCCGATGGACCTCTCGACAATGGAGACCAAGCTCGAGGCCGACCAGTACGCCACGCCGGAGGACTTCATCAAGGACGCCAAGCTGGTGTTTGACAACTGCAGGAAATACAACAACGAGACGACCCCGTATGCCAAGTGCGCGAACAAGCTGGAGAAGTTCATGTGGGCGCAGATCCGTGCTATCCCGGAGTGGTCACATCTCGAGTCTTAG
- the rad1_1 gene encoding checkpoint clamp complex protein Rad1 (COG:D; COG:L; EggNog:ENOG503NWHR), with the protein MDSSLHEVWQAASGSPFTPAIGKDNQFLLAFILLVLGFGLSGAFALNRSVVSLPTLAVPASLSLAVGVVYMFCAVGVYV; encoded by the exons ATGGATTCTTCACTGCACGAGGTCTGGCAGGCTGCGTCCGGCTCGCCGTTCACCCCCGCCATCGGCAAGGACAACCAGTTTCTCTTGGCCTTCATTCTCCTGGTGCTGGGCTTTGGCCTCAGTGGCGCGTTCGCTCTGA ACCGGTCTGTAGTGAGCCTCCCAACTTTGGCTGTGCCTGCGTCGTTGTCGCTTGC GGTTGGTGTGGTTTACATGTTCTGTGCGGTCGGGGTCTACGTTTAA
- the rad1_2 gene encoding checkpoint clamp complex protein Rad1 (COG:D; COG:L; BUSCO:EOG092648O6; EggNog:ENOG503NWHR), translating to MDAPDPPIFRAVTSSTRLLYQLLKAINFTNKVHVEITEKGIRFSTDHARVMQGVTHWDKSLFTSYTTNIPAPEESNGNPDDEDDAPPPSVIFQLSLPALLETLQIFGAADAAARQARSDIDPYRSTNLRNYRSDAFSNQTLGMSNGTCSLSYNAEGDPFSIILEEGSVKTTCNLTTYVPEIPEDIPFDIEDLGFKIITQAKWLLDALAELAPASPEKLIITASKAAPYLKLTSVGGALGSGGIDFAQGKDLLETFSVRKKKWSQAFKFDMLKAANEAMRIATKVSLRGDGQGVLSMQFLVEVGGEGGGVCFLDFRFVPYADREEDDDDETECEEGEHGMEVDG from the coding sequence ATGGACGCACCAGACCCCCCTATCTTCCGAGCCGTTACCAGCTCAACCAGACTTCTCTATCAGCTACTCAAAGCGATCAATTTCACCAATAAAGTCCACGTCGAGATCACCGAGAAAGGAATCCGCTTCTCGACCGACCACGCCAGAGTGATGCAAGGCGTCACCCATTGGGACAAATCTCTCTTTACCTCGTATACCACAAATATTCCCGCCCCCGAAGAATCCAACGGCAAccccgacgacgaagacgatgcccctcccccatcggTCATATTTCAACTATCCCTACCCGCCCTCTTGGAAACCCTTCAGATCTTTGGCGCCGCCGACGCAGCCGCCCGTCAGGCCAGATCAGACATTGACCCCTACCGCAGCACCAACCTCCGCAACTACCGCTCCGACGCCTTCTCCAACCAGACCCTCGGCATGAGCAACGGCACTTGTTCGCTATCCTACAATGCCGAAGGTGACCCCTTCAGCATCATCCTCGAAGAAGGTAGCGTGAAGACGACCTGCAACCTCACAACCTATGTTCCTGAAATCCCAGAGGACATCCCCTTTGACATTGAAGATTTGGGATTCAAGATCATCACCCAGGCCAAGTGGCTGCTGGATGCCCTGGCTGAACTTGCGCCCGCTTCGCCAGAAAAATTGATAATTACCGCTAGCAAAGCAGCGCCTTATCTCAAGCTTACAAGTGTAGGGGGTGCTttggggagtggtgggatCGATTTTGCGCAGGGAAAGGACTTGCTCGAGACTTTTTCcgtgaggaagaagaagtggaGCCAGGCTTTCAAGTTTGATATGCTCAAGGCGGCGAACGAGGCGATGAGGATTGCGACAAAGGTTAGTTTGAGAGGGGATGGGCAGGGGGTGTTGAGCATGCAGTTTTTGGTCgaggtggggggggaggggggaggggtgtgtTTTTTGGACTTTAGGTTTGTGCCTTATGCTGatagggaggaggacgacgacgacgagacggagtgtgaggagggggaacatgggatggaggttgatgggtaG
- a CDS encoding hypothetical protein (COG:G; EggNog:ENOG503NX4X) produces MVERPNKPSSLVATPGLPPQPTVNFSDDNSLVTATLPTGESITVLLYGATVISWKDSSSTEKLWLSSAAKLDGTKPVRGGIPLVFPVFGPPPADHAQTSSLPQHGFARTSRWEFLGKSTSESSGDQQTGDLSVKLDFGLSSAADGLDPKGKAAWPFKFNLIYSVTLNRRDLTTSLVVTNDDERAFDCQVLMHTYLKVKDITNVTISGLDSSSYVDKVDAASTKTQSGEIRIEGETDRVYTADGPVTVSEGGKTLFTVTRDNLSNVVVWNPWVEKAKGMGDFEPKDGYREMLCVEPGSVGGWQTLEKGDAFEGAQTIALGA; encoded by the exons ATGGTCGAACGCCCCAAcaaaccctcctccctcgtcgcAACCCCcggcctccccccccaaccaacagTCAACTTCTCCGACGACAATTCCCTCGTCaccgccaccctccccaccggcGAGTCCATCACCGTCCTCCTCTACGGCGCCACCGTCATCTCCTGGAAGgactcctcctcgacagaaAAGCTCTGGCTCTCCTCAGCCGCCAAGCTTGACGGCACCAAGCCCGTCCGAGGCGGCATCCCCCTCGTCTTCCCCGTCTTCGGGCCCCCTCCCGCCGATCACGCTCagacctcctccctcccgcAGCACGGCTTCGCCCGGACGTCCAGGTGGGAATTCCTCGGCAAATCCACCAGCGAGAGCTCGGGCGATCAGCAAACGGGGGACCTGTCCGTCAAGCTTGATTTCGGCCTCTCCAGCGCGGCGGACGGGCTGGATCCAAAGGGCAAGGCGGCCTGGCCGTTCAAGTTCAACCTGATCTACAGCGTGACGCTGAACAGGAGGGATCTGACGACgagcttggtggtgacgaatgatgatgagagggCGTTTGATTGCCAGGTTTTGATGCATACTTATCTCAAGGTTAAG GACATCACAAACGTTACCATTTCCGGCCTCGACAGCTCATCCTATGTCGACAAGGTTGACGCTGCCTCGACAAAGACACAGTCGGGGGAGATTAGGATTGAGGGCGAGACGGACAGGGTGTACACCGCTGATGGGCCGGTGACTGTGTCCGAGGGCGGCAAGACTCTCTTTACCGTCACGAGGGACAACCTCTCCAACGTGGTTGTGTGGAACCCCTGGGTCGAAAAGGCCAAGGGCATGGGTGATTTCGAGCCGAAGGATGGGTACAGGGAGATGCTCTGTGTTGAGCCAGGGTCGGTAGGCGGCTGGCAGAcgctggagaagggggatgcGTTTGAGGGAGCGCAGACGATCGCTTTGGGGGCTTGA
- a CDS encoding hypothetical protein (EggNog:ENOG503P0HR; COG:S) → MASLGSLPKELLLHVLSFLEPPELVPVQRVSREFSKIARDDVVWRARCLRDSSYLSSLRSRLRLQNLNFALLQAANGVRAPSEEAGEANEDSWIKCISGSEVDGDRLSSSQRLERERVRITANWDPIFPDEQVSWYDEYIRRQGPIVVSWFQTPYAHGTGTKSRSAADFVETRGVALYYPDGEERLDGKVLAVSPLDDGSVCLWHVSGGSATKRGAIVARSRPGILFAGPKTRSNQIDSGVTECVSVDSQRHRAFFAVQQNLIEVDLPTLSVIHRETFPWSIATLSAANSAVPLTVGTSLGLHLHDYRSRSPPRADIVDTIDAFDGTKVQLEDISQDSYRQLFDDSPLPPYVPLAQPGPVSILHLPVEGQPSSLSDDIYVAGRFKSILHYDRRQFSRIKGTVYSGANLCSMTSLPYPFSYEDSQARRQARLSLEQVEKSKSAPGRTLIACGEYKSKGSLELYGLPPVGEPARNRQTCARSKLMSVVNHGSCLAVADGMGYIKWFERDGFTEVRRHRIGHSERTEGPSIFASMPGSGDLARKLLATRAAALSSGGEAQVNNNDLVFWTGEKLGLLSFSSQPGFGPSDFEKGEEQSATPEELQLEAQEQAYGQKMREALQWHANDVRLASYLGGPSRGFQ, encoded by the exons ATGGCAAGTTTGGGGAGCTTGCCTAAGGAGCTTTTGCTCCACGTACTGTCAT TTCTTGAGCCACCAGAACTTGTCCCCGTCCAACGCGTCTCCCGCGAGTTCAGCAAAATTGCTCGTGATGATGTCGTCTGGCGCGCAAGATGTTTGCGAGACTCGTCCTATCTCTCTTCGCTACGTAGTCGTCTTCGGCTGCAAAATCTCAActttgccctcctccaagccgCCAACGGTGTGAGGGCTCCGtcagaagaagctggagaggcAAATGAAGACTCTTGGATAAAGTGCATCTCTGGCTCAGAAGTAGACGGGGACCGCCTCAGCAGTTCGCAACGTCTAGAAAGAGAACGAGTTCGCATCACGGCCAATTGGGACCCAATCTTCCCTGATGAGCAGGTCTCTTGGTATGATGAATACATACGCCGGCAAGGCCCGATAGTTGTGTCGTGGTTTCAGACGCCATACGCTCATGGCACTGGAACCAAGTCCAGGTCAGCAGCCGATTTTGTGGAGACCAGGGGGGTAGCTTTGTACTATCCCGACGGCGAAGAACGTCTGGACGGAAAGGTACTGGCAGTCTCTCCCCTAGATGATGGGAGTGTCTGCCTCTGGCATGTCAGTGGCGGTTCTGCCACGAAAAGAGGTGCCATTGTTGCTCGTAGCCGACCGGGCATCTTGTTTGCCGGTCCCAAGACCAGATCTAATCAGATAGATTCTGGCGTCACTGAGTGTGTGAGCGTGGATAGCCAGAGACACAGGGCATTTTTTGCGGTACAGCAAA ACCTTATCGAGGTCGACTTACCCACACTGTCAGTCATACACCGTGAGACATTCCCATGGTCTATCGCGACTTTATCAGCCGCCAACTCGGCCGTTCCTCTCACTGTCGGCACAAGCCTCGGCCTTCACCTTCATGACTACCGATCTAGAAGCCCCCCTCGAGCCGATATTGTTGACACGATAGATGCCTTTGACGGGACGAAAGTACAACTCGAAGACATCAGCCAAGATTCATACCGACAGTTATTTGACGACTCGCCTCTACCCCCTTACGTCCCCCTTGCACAGCCAGGTCCTGTGAgtatcctccacctcccagtAGAAGGCCAGCCCAGCAGCCTATCCGACGACATCTACGTCGCCGGTCGCTTCAAGAGCATCCTGCACTACGACCGCCGCCAATTTTCCCGCATCAAAGGAACAGTCTACTCGGGCGCCAATCTCTGCAGCATGACATCGCTACCCTACCCCTTTTCCTACGAAGACTCTCAAGCCCGCCGCCAGGCACGCCTCTCGTTGGAGCAAGTGGAAAAGTCCAAATCTGCCCCGGGAAGAACCCTCATCGCATGCGGCGAGTACAAGTCAAAGGGATCTCTGGAGCTTTACGGCCTACCACCTGTGGGAGAGCCGGCCAGAAACCGGCAGACATGTGCCCGCTCCAAACTAATGTCCGTCGTCAACCACGGCTCTTGCCTTGCCGTGGCAGATGGCATGGGGTACATCAAGTGGTTCGAACGCGACGGCTTCACCGAGGTGCGCCGGCACAGAATTGGACACAGCGAGAGAACGGAGGGACCGTCAATTTTTGCCTCGATGCCTGGCTCGGGTGACCTGGCGCGGAAGCTGCTTGCAACAAGGGCCGCGGCTTTGTCCAGTGGTGGCGAAGCCCAGGTCAATAACAATGACTTGGTTTTCTGGACGGGGGAGAAGCTGGGGCTGCTGAGTTTTTCCAGCCAGCCTGGGTTTGGGCCTAGTGATTttgaaaagggggaagagcAGTCTGCGACCCCAGAGGAGCTGCAGCTGGAGGCTCAGGAGCAGGCGTATGGCCAGAAGATGCGGGAGGCGCTGCAGTGGCACGCAAACGATGTCCGCTTGGCTAGTTACCTGGGGGGGCCTTCGCGGGGATTTCAATGA
- a CDS encoding hypothetical protein (EggNog:ENOG503P9RI) yields the protein MIGKDGPGAEAMPSRGHPPPEVSTVIVPPGPAPKRSITPKGTLFTNLGEAHLAITARVAAKIAGQAVPALPVVTPCQSPTAPLHEPRPKDNLPLASHMEFVKSSHLANGRCLTGYAPNVSIAEKKHEEGSQTSPTSSPATILSSHYDDFNPDLDWVHGPGPEICSKRRTRETGSTVENIYRQYLPSEPSTVKPQSVAHTSPPTNRAHPQSPDRGNGNSNNDHYISARSLTNHPSKPNHVDDGTHPSKQRRKLYDTAGDAPSVPLPELPVARRSVRYYDSHLHGYDDPPTPSGMSVSNTQVLLDRYSDHSQLAQDEGFSEEAIVAGASPKSEPDGTELELSSHSAHERLKERLDRLHYACNAGLAEYSTGALTSESDEDPFKYDRKSYHALLQPVREREVSLALQQLTGITESATPVDEMPQESGQPVLQSRNPYLNRLQSYKTPEAEDAWEDQEDPNEIKITVQRRPSSFSPAPQPELPTQSRNLTQDWRTSYCNDHFHQPQSEGGDWETVGTNVGGQFGSNLACASGSGLSGNPALKITSDSIANYSDCSSFGPSQYDAFTSTERILQHPTADQNPTDQLFRNIKDTGRPVFLPKPRVNRANGYPLDSVRHFTDSNTTASGSTARSALLEKISARLRRNKEQQKSGNPFQVLPNTSVPHLSDVYELEDMGPGQRAINNGVEALGLNKENRLTPPNQESSLMAKGSPTLFSFPLIPLQEAVKKQAIRRASGEDDLTLTTTRTRQDSSVLSSRATQRTTPPTPCTAKPQQYSPPTPSLARPPPTHLRRPTGLGIPDTATPYPAYQMNKGFDGDEQNLPTASPLSSGSPPIYGRAVFPRSCRNIFGDAHADPPRKSTRSSYGFPVMLRRSTHKRKTTREKRDALRQPGESPKPGPVVDPETADAFVLSGEDAYISWDNQRKRRLFYYGALAVCIFPFLTLLVYHGAFDPFLVWWTEGEVRRMTRKQRHVVAIVGSTIAAVWLAAIAVVVTLLVSTKT from the coding sequence ATGATCGGAAAGGACGGCCCAGGCGCTGAGGCCATGCCCTCCAGGGGCCATCCACCACCTGAGGTTTCAACCGTCATCGTCCCACCTGGACCAGCCCCCAAAAGATCAATCACCCCCAAGGGCACACTGTTCACCAATCTAGGCGAAGCCCATCTAGCCATCACGGCCAGAGTGGCAGCCAAAATCGCCGGTCAAGCTGTCCCTGCTTTGCCGGTCGTCACTCCTTGCCAGTCACCGACTGCGCCTCTTCATGAGCCCCGTCCCAAAGACAACTTGCCGCTGGCGTCACACATGGAGTTTGTCAAATCTTCCCACCTTGCCAACGGACGTTGCTTGACTGGCTATGCTCCCAACGTATCGATTGCTGAGAAGAAGCACGAAGAGGGTTCTCAAACCTCTCCGACATCATCTCCCGCCACGATCCTGTCCAGTCATTATGACGATTTCAACCCTGATCTTGACTGGGTACATGGTCCCGGTCCAGAAATATGCTCAAAGCGCCGGACCAGAGAGACCGGAAGCACAGTTGAAAACATCTATCGACAATACCTCCCTTCGGAACCTTCGACCGTCAAGCCTCAGTCTGTCGCCCATACTTCACCGCCCACAAACAGAGCGCATCCTCAGTCGCCGGATAGGGGAAATGGGAATAGCAACAATGACCACTACATCTCGGCTCGTTCTTTGACCAACCACCCATCCAAGCCTAACCATGTCGACGATGGCACCCATCCGAGTAAGCAACGTCGCAAACTGTATGATACAGCTGGCGATGCTCCCAGCGTTCCTCTCCCGGAGCTGCCAGTTGCGAGGCGCTCTGTCCGCTACTACGACAGCCATCTCCATGGGTATGATGATCCACCAACTCCGTCGGGGATGTCAGTTTCCAATACTCAAGTGCTACTTGACAGATACAGTGATCACAGTCAGCTGGCTCAAGATGAAGGCTTTTCAGAAGAAGCCATAGTTGCCGGGGCCTCACCAAAGAGCGAGCCTGACGGCACTGAGTTGGAGCTGTCATCACACAGCGCCCATGAACGGCTGAAGGAGAGGCTTGACAGGCTACACTACGCATGCAACGCTGGTCTCGCCGAATATTCTACAGGCGCGCTTACTTCGGAGTCGGACGAAGACCCATTCAAGTACGATCGCAAGTCTTACCACGCGCTCCTCCAGCCAGTTCGAGAAAGGGAAGTAAGCCTAGCCCTCCAGCAGTTGACTGGCATTACCGAATCAGCGACGCCAGTGGACGAGATGCCACAGGAGTCTGGACAGCCTGTCTTACAGAGCAGAAACCCATACCTGAACAGACTGCAGTCCTACAAGACTCCAGAAGCTGAAGACGCTTGGGAGGATCAAGAAGATCCAAACGAAATCAAAATTACGGTTCAACGTCGCCCTTCTAGTTTCTCACCAGCCCCTCAGCCCGAACTTCCAACTCAGAGCCGCAACTTGACTCAGGACTGGAGGACCAGTTACTGCAATGACCATTTCCATCAACCCCAGAGTGAAGGCGGTGACTGGGAAACAGTAGGAACCAATGTGGGAGGTCAGTTTGGCAGCAACCTTGCATGTGCCTCTGGTAGTGGTCTGAGTGGAAACCCGGCCCTCAAGATCACCAGTGACAGCATTGCGAACTACTCAGACTGCAGTTCCTTTGGCCCATCCCAATACGATGCCTTCACGTCTACTGAGCGAATTCTCCAGCATCCGACAGCCGATCAGAATCCCACCGACCAGCTGTTCAGAAACATAAAAGACACAGGGCGCCCGGTTTTTCTCCCAAAGCCACGAGTAAATCGTGCTAATGGATATCCCTTGGACTCAGTTCGACATTTTACAGATTCAAATACCACAGCAAGCGGTTCTACAGCTAGAAGCGCTCTGCTCGAGAAGATCAGTGCTCGTCTGCGTCGAAATAAAGAACAGCAGAAGAGCGGCAACCCTTTCCAAGTGCTTCCGAACACTTCGGTGCCTCATCTTTCTGATGTTTATGAGCTGGAGGACATGGGCCCTGGCCAGCGTGCAATCAACAACGGGGTTGAAGCCCTCGGTTTGAACAAGGAAAATCGACTTACGCCTCCTAATCAAGAATCGAGTCTCATGGCGAAGGGATCGCCCACCCTTTTCAGCTTCCCACTCATCCCATTACAGGAAGCTGTGAAAAAGCAAGCCATCAGACGGGCAAGTGGAGAAGACGATTTGActttgaccaccaccagaaccCGCCAGGACTCCAGTGTTTTGTCTTCCAGAGCCACGCAGAGAACTACTCCGCCAACGCCCTGTACGGCAAAGCCACAGCAATACTCGCCTCCTACTCCTAGTCTCGCAAGACCTCCTCCCACGCATCTTCGCCGGCCCACGGGACTAGGGATCCCTGATACTGCTACGCCATACCCTGCATACCAGATGAACAAGGGCTTTGATGGAGACGAACAAAATCTTCCCACGGCTTCACCCCTCAGCAGCGGCAGTCCTCCCATCTACGGACGAGCAGTTTTCCCTCGCTCCTGCAGAAATATCTTTGGCGATGCGCACGCAGACCCTCCTCGAAAATCCACAAGAAGCAGCTATGGGTTTCCAGTCATGTTGCGCAGGTCAACCCACAAGAGAAAGACGACCCGTGAGAAGAGAGATGCACTCCGGCAACCAGGGGAATCCCCAAAGCCCGGCCCGGTTGTCGATCCGGAGACAGCAGATGCCTTCGTTTTGTCTGGCGAAGATGCGTACATCTCATGGGACAATCAAAGAAAGCGTCGACTGTTCTACTATGGTGCGCTCGCCGTGTGCATTTTCCCCTTCCTGACCTTGTTGGTCTACCATGGGGCTTTCGATCCTTTTCTTGTCTGGTGGACAGAAGGCGAGGTACGCCGGATGACTCGCAAACAACGTCACGTTGTGGCTATTGTTGGAAGCACCATCGCAGCTGTTTGGCTTGCTGCCATTGCCGTGGTTGTTACTCTTCTTGTCAGCACAAAGACTTGA
- a CDS encoding hypothetical protein (EggNog:ENOG503P6MD): MAEPQPPTIHEGATDDIETTTSKPASSAEDRKAAAALSNLDSNNTTDNTSTQVDQAAATNALNSVSAVSEKKPPVEASAKSKVKVDAADVSLLVAEFEVSKARATELLRQNDGDAVKTIRAFLQPAF; the protein is encoded by the exons ATGGCcgaaccccaaccccccacaaTTCACGAAGGCGCAACAGATGACATCgaaacaacaacctccaaaccCGCCTCCTCAGCCGAAGACCGCAAAGCAGCAgccgccctctccaacctcgactccaacaacaccaccgacaacACCTCCACCCAAGTCGACCAAGCAGCCGCGACCAACGCCCTGAACTCTGTCTCGGCCGTCTCGGAGAAGAAGCCCCCCGTCGAGGCGTCAGCCAAGAGCAAAGTCAAGGTTGATGCGGCCGACGTCTCGCTTTTG GTCGCCGAATTCGAGGTCAGCAAGGCCAGGGCAACAGAATTGCTCAGGCAGAACGACGGTGATGCCGTCAAGACGATTAGGGCGTTTTTGCAGCCCGCTTTTTGA